A stretch of DNA from Carya illinoinensis cultivar Pawnee chromosome 12, C.illinoinensisPawnee_v1, whole genome shotgun sequence:
gcattgctgatataaaaggtgttagtcccctggtctgttctcataaaattaatttggaggaaggaactagccctcgtagaggaccccagcgtaggcttaatcctactatgaaagaagtggtgaaaaatgaagtgttgaaactattagattcaggaatcatatatcctattgctgatagtaaatgggtaagtcctacacaggttgttcctaagaagtcaagtgttactgtggtgaagaatgacctgggagagctagtccctacaaaacttgtgactgggtggctgatgtgcattgattatagaaaattgaatgctgccacccggaaagaccattttcctctcccttttattgatcaaattcttgagcgtgtgactggtcatcctttctattgtttcttggatggttattattctggttattatcaaattgaaattgcattagaagaccaggataaaaccactttcacttgtcctttctgtacttatgcttttcgtagaatgccatttagattgtgtaatgcacctgctacttttcaacgttgcatgatgagcatttttagtgacatggttgaaaattgcatggaagtttttatggatgacttgactgtttttggatctacttttgatgcatgcttattgaatttagagagggtgttgactcgctgtgaggagaaggaattggttttgaattgggaaaaatgccactttatggtaccttcaggtatcgtgttagggcatattatttcttctagggggatagaggtagatcaatctaagattgaattaatctctaagttgcctacacctaggACAGTAAAGGACGTGAGATCATTTCTTGGTCATGTGggcttttataggaggttcatacagaatttttccaccatatctagaccaatatgtgacctcctagctaaagatgccccatttgagtggacacaagattgtcaagaggcctttaaaaCGCTAATTGGTAAGCTTACCTCAGCACCCATAATGCAGCCACCTGATtggactttaccttttgagattatgtgtgatgcaagtgattttgctgtaggtgCTATACTTGGACAGCGAAGGGAGGgaaagccttttgtcatttactatgctagtagaactctaaatagtgctcagatgaattactccaccactaaaaaagagttgctagctgtagtgtttgctttggataagtttcatgcttacgtgattggttctcctattattatttttacaaatcatgcaacccttaagtaccttcttacaaagaaggatgctaaggcacgattaatacgatggattttacttttgcaggaatttgacatcaccatcaaagacaagaaaggagtggagaacgtagtggctgaccatctctcgaggctcacatttgaggacacctctgaccacctgccaattagggatgattttcccgatgagcatttactatctattacttctctaccatgg
This window harbors:
- the LOC122289197 gene encoding uncharacterized protein LOC122289197, whose product is PTMKEVVKNEVLKLLDSGIIYPIADSKWVNAPFEWTQDCQEAFKTLIGKLTSAPIMQPPDWTLPFEIMCDASDFAVGAILGQRREGKPFVIYYAKFDITIKDKKGVENVVADHLSRLTFEDTSDHLPIRDDFPDEHLLSITSLPWFAYIVNYLAAGEIPVDWSAQDKRKFITEVRNFYWDDPFLFKYYPDQILRCCIPDEEIATVLEFCHSQACGVDYVSKWVEAAACRSNDNRTVIKFLKENVLSRFGTPRAIISDRGTHFCNRSFEALMKKYGVVHKISTAYHPQTS